In one window of Candidatus Binatia bacterium DNA:
- a CDS encoding bifunctional (p)ppGpp synthetase/guanosine-3',5'-bis(diphosphate) 3'-pyrophosphohydrolase, whose amino-acid sequence MTITDLIERVRRYDTSADAEALMRGYEVAVAAHEGQRRASGESFVEHPLAVAGILADLEMDHQTIAAALLHDVVEDTSITNDQVTAQFGDEISRLVDGVTKLTRIPYQSKEDAQVENLRKMFLAMAKDIRVIIIKLADRLHNMRTLASLPPSKQQGIARETLDIYAPIAHRLGIWKIKWEIEDECLRYLDPAGYHDIVERVAKTRREREADVEAAIVRLRDEFKALKVNAEIQGRPKHFYSIYSKISKGREFSTIYDLTAIRIIVDTVKDCYAALGAVHAMWTPLPGRFKDYIAMPKPNMYQSLHTTVVGPSGEPLEIQIRTWDMHRTGEYGIAAHWRYKEGGKADQFENKLSWLRALLEWQKDMRDSRVFMENLKLDLFDSQVFVFSPRGDVYSTPAGGTPLDFAYQVHTDVGNHCVGAKINGRIVPLDYAMQNGDICEILVNKSSGRPSLDWLSIVKTSSAKHKIKQWFRKERREENVLAGQEALEQELARAGLRTDVARGELLGRIASRLNYATPTDLYAAIGFGDASAQAVVNRLRDELKHDNVVDLTKIGRRPTPRKGVRRSSGVRIAGVDDVLVRLSKCCSPVPGDPIIGYVTIGRGVSIHRADCPNVAYMNATPERILQAQWIDDAGLTHGVDVEVEADDRSQLLQDIMAVFSELKTQVSSVNARVRKDGVAVASLTVQIRDLDHLHKLLTKLETLKNVRRVYRVTKRERTAL is encoded by the coding sequence ATGACCATCACCGACCTGATCGAGCGAGTCCGCCGCTATGACACCTCCGCCGACGCGGAGGCGCTGATGCGCGGCTACGAGGTCGCCGTCGCGGCACACGAGGGCCAGCGCCGCGCGTCCGGCGAGTCGTTCGTCGAGCACCCGCTGGCCGTCGCCGGAATCCTGGCCGACCTCGAGATGGACCATCAGACGATCGCCGCGGCCCTGCTTCACGACGTCGTCGAGGATACTTCGATCACGAACGACCAGGTCACGGCGCAGTTCGGCGACGAGATCTCGCGCTTGGTCGACGGCGTGACCAAGCTTACGCGGATTCCGTACCAATCGAAGGAAGACGCGCAGGTCGAGAATCTGCGCAAGATGTTCCTCGCGATGGCCAAGGACATCCGCGTCATCATCATCAAGCTGGCCGATCGCCTGCACAACATGCGGACGCTCGCGAGCCTGCCGCCCTCCAAGCAGCAGGGGATCGCGCGAGAGACGCTCGACATTTACGCGCCGATCGCGCACCGGCTCGGGATATGGAAGATCAAGTGGGAGATCGAGGACGAGTGCCTTCGGTACCTCGATCCCGCGGGCTATCACGACATCGTGGAACGCGTCGCCAAGACGCGGCGCGAGCGCGAGGCCGACGTCGAAGCGGCAATCGTGCGCCTCCGCGACGAGTTCAAGGCGCTAAAGGTCAACGCCGAGATCCAAGGCCGGCCGAAGCACTTCTACTCGATCTACTCGAAGATCAGCAAGGGCCGCGAGTTCTCGACGATCTACGACCTGACGGCGATCCGCATCATCGTCGATACCGTGAAGGACTGCTACGCGGCGCTTGGCGCCGTTCACGCGATGTGGACGCCGTTGCCGGGCCGCTTCAAAGATTACATCGCGATGCCCAAGCCCAACATGTATCAGTCGCTTCACACGACGGTCGTGGGCCCGAGCGGCGAACCGCTCGAGATCCAGATCCGCACCTGGGACATGCACCGCACCGGCGAATACGGCATCGCCGCGCACTGGCGCTACAAGGAAGGCGGCAAGGCCGACCAGTTCGAGAACAAGCTCTCGTGGCTGCGCGCGCTGCTGGAGTGGCAGAAGGACATGCGAGACTCGCGCGTCTTCATGGAAAACCTCAAGCTCGATCTGTTCGACTCGCAGGTCTTCGTGTTCTCGCCGCGCGGCGACGTCTATTCGACACCCGCCGGCGGCACGCCGCTGGACTTCGCCTATCAAGTGCACACCGACGTCGGCAATCATTGCGTCGGTGCGAAGATCAACGGCCGGATCGTTCCGCTCGACTACGCGATGCAGAACGGCGACATCTGCGAGATCCTCGTCAATAAGTCCAGCGGCCGCCCCTCGCTGGACTGGCTCTCGATCGTCAAGACCTCCAGCGCGAAGCACAAGATCAAGCAGTGGTTTCGCAAGGAGCGCCGCGAGGAGAACGTCTTAGCCGGGCAGGAGGCGCTCGAGCAGGAGCTGGCTCGCGCGGGGTTGCGTACGGACGTCGCGCGCGGCGAGCTGCTCGGACGCATCGCGTCGCGTCTGAACTACGCGACCCCAACGGATCTCTACGCCGCTATCGGCTTCGGCGACGCTTCGGCGCAGGCCGTCGTCAATCGGTTGCGCGACGAGCTCAAGCACGACAACGTCGTCGATCTCACGAAGATCGGCCGCCGGCCGACGCCGCGCAAGGGCGTGCGCCGGTCGAGCGGCGTGCGCATCGCCGGCGTGGACGACGTGCTGGTACGGCTCTCGAAGTGCTGCTCCCCCGTGCCGGGCGATCCGATCATCGGCTACGTGACGATCGGCCGCGGCGTCAGCATCCACCGCGCCGACTGTCCCAACGTCGCGTACATGAACGCCACTCCGGAGCGGATCTTGCAGGCGCAATGGATCGACGACGCGGGCCTGACGCACGGCGTGGACGTCGAGGTCGAGGCCGACGATCGCTCCCAGCTGCTGCAAGACATCATGGCCGTCTTCTCGGAGCTCAAGACGCAGGTGAGCTCGGTCAACGCGCGCGTGCGCAAGGACGGGGTCGCCGTGGCCAGCCTCACCGTCCAGATCCGCGACCTCGACCATTTGCACAAGCTGTTGACGAAGCTCGAAACGCTCAAGAACGTGCGCCGGGTCTATCGCGTTACCAAGCGCGAACGCACCGCGCTCTGA
- a CDS encoding succinate dehydrogenase/fumarate reductase iron-sulfur subunit, with protein sequence MQFTIEVGRYNPEGRYADNAIPGEPYPPPWNRSPARRYQTYTVDLPEHAVVLDALIEIREYQDQSLAVRCACRSAICGSCAMWINGHANLACKSKLQEFTKDGKTRVESPPSMPVIRDLVCDMAPFWEKHLAVKPWLQNKQPVPPPDEEYRVPNAAMEELIQEVSCISCGACLMDCESFAVNSEFLGPQALAQAYRYTGDPRDAETKERLGQYSESGGIWDCTHCYECVTQCPKGVAPLEQILKLRKLAVDAGFTNNPGTRHADAFAESVRDSGRLNELTLMPKSIGYFNFVEQLKVLPSAFNLLRAGKLPPLIHHKIPGFKRIKAIFERVGGRFK encoded by the coding sequence ATGCAGTTTACGATCGAAGTCGGGCGCTACAACCCCGAAGGCCGCTACGCCGACAACGCGATCCCGGGCGAGCCGTATCCGCCTCCTTGGAACCGTTCGCCGGCAAGGCGCTATCAGACGTACACCGTCGATCTCCCGGAACACGCGGTCGTGCTGGACGCCCTCATCGAGATCCGGGAGTACCAGGACCAGTCGCTGGCCGTGCGCTGCGCGTGCCGCAGCGCGATCTGCGGCTCGTGCGCGATGTGGATCAACGGCCACGCGAATCTCGCCTGCAAGAGCAAGCTGCAGGAGTTCACCAAGGACGGAAAGACCCGCGTCGAGTCGCCGCCGTCCATGCCGGTCATCCGCGACCTCGTCTGCGACATGGCGCCGTTTTGGGAGAAGCACCTCGCGGTCAAGCCGTGGCTGCAGAACAAACAGCCGGTCCCGCCGCCCGACGAGGAGTACCGCGTGCCGAACGCGGCGATGGAGGAGCTGATCCAAGAGGTCAGCTGCATCAGCTGCGGCGCCTGCCTGATGGACTGCGAATCGTTCGCGGTCAACTCCGAATTCCTCGGGCCGCAGGCGCTCGCGCAGGCCTATCGCTATACGGGCGATCCGCGCGACGCGGAGACGAAGGAGCGGCTTGGCCAGTACAGCGAGTCCGGCGGCATTTGGGACTGCACGCACTGTTACGAGTGCGTCACGCAGTGCCCCAAGGGCGTCGCGCCGCTAGAACAGATCTTAAAACTGCGCAAGCTTGCGGTCGACGCCGGGTTCACGAACAATCCCGGCACACGTCACGCCGACGCCTTCGCCGAGTCCGTGCGCGACAGCGGACGGCTCAACGAGCTGACGCTGATGCCGAAATCGATCGGTTACTTCAACTTCGTCGAGCAGCTCAAAGTGCTTCCGAGCGCGTTCAACCTGCTGCGCGCCGGCAAGCTCCCGCCGCTGATTCATCACAAAATTCCAGGGTTCAAGCGCATCAAAGCGATTTTCGAACGTGTCGGAGGACGGTTCAAGTGA
- a CDS encoding CoB--CoM heterodisulfide reductase iron-sulfur subunit B family protein codes for MKVAFFPGCVSKGACPELYVSATAIAEPLGLELHELESAPCCGAGVLSEQNPELGDALNALMLAMAEAQGADLMTICSTCQGVLSNHNYHLQRDPARMDRANATIADQGFRYGGTTKVKHLLWMLFEDIGIDRVAVAIKRKLTGLKVAPFYGCYILRPVEELGLRERPERKTYLEQLIALLGAEPVEYRGSTKCCGFPMLTFNRDKALAMGGNHIIEAKEKGADLLVTPCPLCHLNLDGQQPDAARVLKQEIDVPIFHLPQLLGLAFGLDPEQLRLNHHVVSTKGALEKVELKV; via the coding sequence GTGAAGGTTGCGTTCTTTCCCGGCTGCGTCTCGAAAGGCGCCTGCCCGGAGCTCTACGTGTCGGCTACGGCCATCGCCGAGCCCCTCGGTCTCGAGCTGCACGAGCTCGAGTCGGCGCCATGCTGCGGCGCCGGCGTCCTGAGCGAGCAGAATCCCGAGCTCGGCGACGCGCTCAACGCGTTGATGCTGGCGATGGCCGAGGCGCAAGGCGCCGATCTCATGACGATCTGCAGCACGTGTCAAGGCGTGCTTTCGAATCACAACTATCATCTGCAGAGGGACCCGGCGCGAATGGATCGCGCGAACGCGACGATCGCCGACCAAGGCTTCCGCTACGGCGGCACGACCAAGGTCAAGCACCTGCTCTGGATGCTCTTCGAAGACATCGGCATCGATCGCGTCGCCGTCGCCATCAAGCGCAAGTTGACCGGATTGAAGGTCGCGCCGTTCTACGGCTGCTACATCCTGCGCCCGGTCGAAGAACTCGGCCTGCGCGAGCGGCCCGAGCGCAAGACGTACCTCGAACAGCTCATCGCGCTGCTCGGCGCCGAGCCCGTCGAGTATCGCGGCTCGACGAAGTGCTGCGGCTTCCCGATGCTGACGTTCAATCGTGACAAGGCGCTCGCGATGGGCGGCAACCACATCATCGAGGCTAAGGAGAAGGGCGCCGACCTCCTCGTAACGCCGTGTCCGCTTTGTCATCTGAATCTCGACGGACAGCAGCCCGACGCTGCGCGTGTCCTCAAGCAAGAGATCGACGTTCCGATTTTCCATCTGCCCCAGCTATTGGGCCTCGCGTTCGGCTTGGATCCCGAGCAGCTGCGCCTCAATCACCACGTCGTGTCGACGAAGGGCGCCCTCGAAAAGGTCGAGCTGAAAGTCTAA
- a CDS encoding sulfite exporter TauE/SafE family protein: MILLPGLAAFAAGAMNSVAGGGSFLSFPSLVFAGVPPISANATNNAAMWVGNIGGARGYREEVVAHRGLLLPVISVSVVGALIGAYLLLVTPQALFQRLIPWLLLFATIVFALSPRLTRAAPAAPRHAPWQLGVQFCIAIYGGYFGAGAGILMLAVLAFSGLPSFNAQNAIKNVLATAINGVALIPFVVARIIDWRFALPMAVIALAGGYLGARFFRRVPQPFARVVVVTIGVAMTIVFFVRTFT; this comes from the coding sequence CTGATCTTACTTCCCGGACTCGCCGCGTTCGCGGCCGGGGCGATGAACAGCGTCGCCGGCGGCGGAAGCTTTCTGTCGTTTCCGTCGCTCGTGTTCGCGGGCGTGCCGCCGATCTCGGCCAACGCGACAAACAACGCGGCGATGTGGGTCGGCAATATCGGCGGCGCGCGCGGCTATCGCGAAGAAGTTGTGGCGCATCGAGGACTGTTGCTGCCCGTCATCAGCGTGAGCGTCGTGGGCGCGCTGATCGGCGCGTATCTGCTGCTGGTCACGCCGCAGGCGCTGTTCCAACGGCTGATCCCGTGGCTCTTGCTCTTCGCGACGATCGTCTTCGCCCTCAGCCCACGTCTGACGCGCGCCGCGCCGGCCGCGCCGCGGCACGCGCCGTGGCAGCTCGGCGTGCAGTTCTGCATCGCGATCTACGGCGGTTATTTCGGCGCGGGCGCTGGAATCCTGATGCTTGCGGTGCTCGCCTTCTCCGGATTACCGAGCTTTAACGCGCAGAACGCGATCAAGAACGTCCTCGCCACGGCCATCAACGGCGTGGCGTTGATTCCATTCGTCGTCGCGCGCATCATCGATTGGCGGTTCGCGCTGCCGATGGCCGTAATTGCGCTCGCCGGCGGATATCTGGGCGCTCGCTTCTTTCGGCGCGTGCCGCAGCCGTTCGCGCGCGTCGTCGTCGTCACCATCGGCGTCGCGATGACTATAGTTTTCTTTGTGAGAACTTTCACATGA
- a CDS encoding adenine phosphoribosyltransferase, translated as MEIETLIRAIPDFPIPGILFRDITPLLKDKQGFRRTIDLFVERFSGRGIDYVVGVEARGYILGAPIAYAIGAGFIPVRKPGKLPHDKLSEEYALEYGTNALEIHADAIGKGDHVLVVDDLLATGGTAAATGRLLERLGASVDAFAFLVELTDLKGREKLAGHDVVTFLSY; from the coding sequence GTGGAGATCGAAACCCTGATTCGAGCGATCCCGGATTTTCCGATTCCCGGAATCCTTTTCCGTGACATTACCCCGTTGTTGAAAGATAAGCAAGGCTTTCGGCGCACGATCGACCTGTTCGTGGAGCGTTTCAGCGGCCGCGGAATCGACTACGTCGTCGGCGTCGAGGCACGCGGATACATTCTCGGGGCGCCGATCGCGTACGCAATCGGGGCCGGATTCATCCCGGTGCGCAAGCCCGGAAAGTTGCCGCATGACAAGCTCAGCGAGGAGTACGCGCTCGAATACGGGACCAACGCGCTCGAAATCCACGCCGATGCCATCGGCAAGGGCGACCACGTCCTCGTCGTGGACGACCTGCTCGCGACGGGCGGCACTGCCGCCGCAACTGGCCGGCTCCTCGAACGACTCGGCGCCAGCGTCGACGCCTTCGCGTTCTTGGTCGAGCTGACCGACCTCAAGGGGCGCGAGAAGCTTGCGGGCCACGACGTCGTCACCTTCCTTTCGTACTGA
- a CDS encoding FAD-binding protein, with amino-acid sequence MTRDHDVLILGAGLAGMRAALEAARGGADVAIVTKVHPIRSHSSAAQGGINAAISEEDSWESHAFDTVKGSDYLADQDAVEIMAQEAPADIIEFEHMGVIFYRGPDGKLGKRAFGGASLARTYFVGDITGQALLVTLYDQILKAGVKVYEEWFATKLFMEGGACRGLVALEMITGELHLLRAKAVVVASGGLGRLYEPSTNALICTGDGYSLAYRAGAPLMDMEMVQYHPTTLAGSGFLMTEAARGEGAYLLNSEGERFMKRYAPNKMELAARDVTSRAEATEIAEGRGIDGNVLLDLRHLGPEVILKKLPQIHEMALDYLGIDMIKEPVPVRPGMHYQMGGIKTDVEGATSVPGIYAAGEVACVSVHGGNRLGANSLLDTIVFGRRSGKASADYAKRTTASTGGENLLASEQARLQELLERPYTGDTPAGLRLELATMMDEKVGLYRNDAGLREALAALKEYQKRYERIAVGDKGRVFNQALEFALELGYLLDCGEAIIRAALERKESRGAHTHTEHPERNDADWLRHIVLTLRDDREPEVSHVPVTITRWKPEVRTY; translated from the coding sequence GTGACGCGCGATCACGACGTCTTGATCTTGGGCGCCGGCTTGGCAGGCATGCGGGCGGCGCTGGAGGCGGCACGCGGCGGTGCCGACGTCGCGATCGTCACCAAGGTGCATCCGATTCGCAGCCACTCGAGCGCGGCACAGGGCGGCATCAACGCCGCGATCTCCGAGGAGGACAGCTGGGAGTCGCACGCCTTCGACACCGTCAAGGGCAGCGATTATCTCGCGGATCAGGACGCCGTGGAGATCATGGCTCAGGAGGCGCCCGCGGACATCATCGAGTTCGAGCACATGGGCGTCATCTTCTATCGCGGACCCGACGGCAAGCTCGGGAAGCGCGCATTCGGCGGCGCTTCGTTGGCGCGCACGTATTTCGTCGGCGACATCACGGGCCAGGCGCTGCTCGTCACCCTGTACGACCAAATCCTCAAGGCCGGCGTCAAGGTCTACGAGGAGTGGTTCGCCACCAAGCTGTTCATGGAAGGCGGCGCGTGCCGCGGGCTCGTGGCGCTGGAGATGATCACCGGCGAGCTGCACCTGCTACGCGCCAAGGCGGTCGTCGTCGCCAGCGGAGGCCTCGGACGTCTCTACGAGCCAAGCACCAACGCGCTGATCTGCACCGGCGACGGATATTCGCTCGCGTATCGCGCCGGCGCGCCGTTGATGGACATGGAGATGGTGCAATACCATCCCACGACGCTGGCCGGCAGCGGCTTCTTGATGACGGAGGCTGCACGCGGCGAGGGCGCCTACTTGCTGAACTCCGAGGGCGAGCGCTTCATGAAGCGCTACGCGCCTAACAAGATGGAGCTGGCGGCGCGCGACGTGACGTCGCGTGCGGAGGCGACCGAGATCGCGGAGGGCCGTGGCATCGACGGCAACGTCTTGCTCGACCTGCGCCATCTCGGCCCCGAGGTCATATTGAAGAAGCTCCCACAGATTCACGAGATGGCCCTCGACTATCTCGGCATCGACATGATCAAGGAGCCCGTCCCGGTGCGGCCCGGCATGCACTATCAGATGGGCGGCATCAAGACCGACGTCGAGGGCGCGACGAGCGTGCCGGGCATCTACGCGGCGGGCGAGGTCGCGTGCGTCAGCGTCCACGGCGGCAACCGCCTCGGCGCGAACTCGCTGCTCGACACGATCGTCTTCGGGCGCCGCTCCGGCAAGGCGTCGGCCGACTACGCGAAGCGCACGACGGCCAGCACGGGCGGCGAAAATCTGCTGGCTTCTGAGCAGGCCCGTCTGCAAGAGTTGCTCGAGCGGCCGTACACCGGCGACACGCCCGCCGGTCTGCGCCTCGAGCTCGCGACGATGATGGACGAAAAGGTCGGGCTCTATCGCAACGACGCCGGTTTGCGCGAGGCACTAGCGGCCCTCAAGGAATACCAGAAGCGCTACGAGCGCATCGCCGTTGGCGACAAGGGCAGGGTCTTCAATCAGGCGCTCGAGTTCGCGTTGGAGCTCGGCTATCTGCTGGACTGCGGCGAAGCGATCATCCGGGCCGCGCTCGAGCGCAAGGAGAGCCGCGGGGCGCATACGCACACCGAACATCCGGAACGCAACGACGCGGACTGGTTGAGACACATCGTGCTGACCCTTCGCGACGATCGCGAGCCGGAGGTTTCGCACGTTCCCGTCACCATCACACGCTGGAAGCCCGAGGTGCGCACCTACTAA